The following coding sequences lie in one Variovorax terrae genomic window:
- a CDS encoding ABC transporter substrate-binding protein: MKAVVRCGLGLAAAVLLASGAAAQERTLVLSAFGVSQDLLRKDLYAPFEAKCKCKVVVNVGNSADRLAKLEARKGNPEVDVAVLADFSALEAAQKDLIEPIDVSRLSNYGKLYDLAKDPIGNHYGVGYTYFATSIIYRSDKVKINSWADLWKPELKGRLALPNITTTQAPLMLMMVDKAFGGTSPDFSTAIGKVAGIKGDVVTFYERSAQLVQLFQQDEIYAAVTGRFNWPLVRKLNMPLAWATPKEGLTGGTNVLVIPKGAKNKDLAYAFINEWISTEAQTRIAMDLVDSPANKDVKLPPEVAEVLTYGKDTVKALNLIPPTQMLLHRKDWVNGWNARIAR, translated from the coding sequence ATGAAGGCTGTCGTTCGTTGTGGATTGGGCCTGGCGGCCGCCGTGCTGCTGGCAAGCGGCGCTGCCGCGCAGGAGCGCACCCTGGTGCTGTCGGCCTTCGGCGTGAGCCAGGACCTGCTGCGCAAGGACCTCTATGCGCCTTTCGAGGCCAAGTGCAAGTGCAAGGTGGTGGTCAACGTCGGCAACAGCGCCGACCGGCTGGCCAAACTGGAAGCACGCAAGGGCAACCCCGAGGTGGACGTGGCCGTGCTGGCCGACTTCTCGGCGCTGGAGGCCGCGCAGAAGGACCTGATCGAGCCGATCGATGTGAGTCGGCTGTCCAACTACGGCAAGCTGTATGACCTCGCCAAGGACCCGATCGGCAACCACTACGGCGTGGGCTACACCTATTTCGCCACCAGCATCATCTACCGCAGCGACAAGGTGAAGATCAACTCCTGGGCCGACCTCTGGAAGCCCGAGCTGAAGGGCCGGCTGGCGCTGCCCAACATCACCACCACCCAGGCGCCGCTGATGCTGATGATGGTGGACAAGGCTTTCGGCGGCACCTCGCCCGATTTCTCCACCGCGATCGGCAAGGTCGCCGGCATCAAGGGCGACGTGGTCACCTTCTACGAGCGCTCGGCCCAGCTCGTGCAGCTGTTCCAGCAGGACGAGATCTACGCCGCCGTCACCGGCCGCTTCAACTGGCCGCTGGTGCGCAAGCTCAACATGCCGCTGGCCTGGGCCACGCCGAAGGAAGGCCTGACGGGCGGCACCAATGTGCTGGTGATCCCCAAGGGCGCGAAGAACAAGGACCTGGCCTATGCCTTCATCAACGAATGGATCTCCACCGAGGCCCAGACCCGCATCGCCATGGACCTGGTGGACAGCCCGGCCAACAAGGACGTGAAGCTGCCGCCCGAGGTGGCCGAGGTGCTGACCTACGGCAAGGACACGGTCAAGGCGCTGAACCTGATCCCGCCGACCCAGATGCTGCTGCATCGCAAGGACTGGGTGAACGGGTGGAACGCCAGAATTGCCCGTTGA
- a CDS encoding LysR family transcriptional regulator: MSKIAPAPLHGGPSRQPTLRQLRGFQAVARHASFSRAADALALTQPALSAAIRDLEQLLEVTLFVRSTHRVALTPAGEALLPQVEWLVNSYGHGVAALHQTLASQARSLRVAALPSAMHLLAPPLATWHARNPDVALTVRDPLNDDLVAAVHTGEVDIGLGTDLDLPTGIDTVAVASDNLVAVLPRQHRLAARATLRWRDLLGERLALFARGSTYDLAMATLRQQGVALGGTERMLYSESLFSLVRSGLAVGVISRLYTHGLRADGLSVKALGAPAITRRIVLMARGPAQLRSPTVADCLEHLAGALRA, from the coding sequence ATGAGCAAGATTGCCCCCGCGCCGCTCCATGGCGGCCCTTCGCGCCAGCCCACGCTGCGCCAGCTGCGCGGCTTCCAGGCCGTGGCGCGGCATGCCAGCTTCAGCCGGGCGGCCGATGCGCTGGCGCTGACCCAGCCCGCGCTGTCGGCCGCGATCCGCGACCTCGAGCAGTTGCTGGAGGTGACGCTGTTCGTGCGCAGCACCCACCGCGTGGCGCTCACGCCGGCCGGCGAGGCCCTGCTGCCGCAGGTCGAATGGCTGGTCAACAGCTACGGCCACGGCGTGGCCGCCCTGCACCAGACGCTGGCCAGCCAGGCGCGCAGCCTGCGCGTGGCCGCCCTGCCCTCGGCCATGCACCTGCTGGCGCCGCCGCTGGCCACGTGGCACGCCCGCAACCCCGACGTGGCCTTGACGGTGCGCGACCCCCTCAACGACGACCTGGTGGCCGCCGTGCATACCGGCGAGGTGGACATCGGCCTGGGCACCGACCTCGACCTGCCCACCGGCATCGACACGGTGGCCGTGGCCAGCGACAACCTGGTGGCGGTGCTGCCGCGCCAGCATCGCCTGGCGGCGCGCGCCACGCTGCGCTGGCGCGACCTGCTGGGCGAGCGCCTGGCATTGTTCGCGCGCGGCAGCACCTACGACCTGGCAATGGCCACGCTGCGCCAGCAGGGCGTGGCGCTGGGGGGCACCGAGCGCATGCTGTACAGCGAGTCGCTGTTCAGCCTGGTGCGCAGCGGCCTGGCGGTGGGCGTGATCTCGCGCCTGTACACCCACGGCCTGCGCGCCGACGGCCTGAGCGTCAAGGCGCTGGGGGCGCCGGCCATCACGCGGCGCATCGTGCTGATGGCGCGCGGCCCGGCCCAGCTGCGCAGCCCGACCGTGGCGGACTGCCTGGAGCACCTGGCCGGGGCACTGCGGGCCTGA
- a CDS encoding FAD-dependent oxidoreductase: MATALSTRCCIAGGGPAGLMLGLLLARAGVDVLVLEKHADFLRDFRGDTVHPSTLQVMRELGLLEAFLARPHDPVRELRAVVGGTEVVVADFSHLRTGCRFIALVPQWEFLDFLRDEAVRYPNFRLVLNAEAVGVLESAVGRVNGVRAALRTPAGEPTGEVLEVAADLVVGADGRHSALRAAAGLVVRDLGAPIDVLWMRLPRQPDDPTTTGMRIDASRFLVMLNRRSYWQCAYVIPKGGMEALRARGLAAFRDELAAIAPLLSARLGAALAHWDDVKLLSVSVDRLERWWRPGLLCIGDAAHAMSPIGGIGINLAIQDAVAAANLLAAPLADAACTADALTPLLARVQQRRLWPTRLTQAVQVAIQDRVLAPVLAAGQAAGRPPLAVPWPLRLLNRFPRLRTLPAWAVGVGVRPEHVRSPQRPPG, encoded by the coding sequence ATGGCCACTGCACTCTCCACCCGTTGCTGCATTGCCGGCGGCGGCCCCGCCGGCCTGATGCTGGGGCTGCTGCTGGCGCGGGCTGGGGTGGATGTGCTGGTGCTGGAAAAGCACGCCGACTTCCTGCGCGACTTTCGCGGCGACACCGTGCACCCGTCCACGCTGCAGGTGATGCGGGAGCTGGGCCTGCTCGAAGCCTTCCTGGCGCGCCCGCACGATCCGGTGCGCGAGCTGCGCGCCGTGGTGGGCGGCACCGAGGTGGTGGTGGCCGATTTTTCGCACCTGCGCACCGGTTGCCGCTTCATCGCTCTGGTGCCGCAGTGGGAGTTCCTGGATTTCCTGCGCGACGAGGCCGTGCGCTACCCGAACTTCCGCCTAGTGCTGAATGCCGAGGCCGTGGGCGTGCTGGAGTCTGCCGTCGGCCGCGTCAACGGGGTGCGCGCCGCGCTGCGCACGCCGGCGGGCGAGCCCACGGGCGAGGTGCTGGAAGTCGCCGCCGACCTGGTCGTGGGCGCCGACGGCCGCCATTCCGCCCTGCGCGCCGCGGCGGGCCTGGTGGTGCGCGACCTCGGCGCGCCCATCGACGTGCTCTGGATGCGCCTGCCCCGGCAGCCGGACGATCCGACCACCACGGGCATGCGCATCGACGCCAGCCGGTTTCTGGTGATGCTCAACCGCCGCAGCTACTGGCAGTGCGCCTACGTCATCCCCAAGGGCGGCATGGAGGCGCTGCGCGCGCGCGGGCTGGCGGCCTTCCGGGACGAGCTGGCCGCCATCGCGCCGCTGCTGTCGGCGCGCCTGGGCGCGGCGCTGGCCCATTGGGATGACGTCAAGCTGCTGAGCGTGAGCGTGGACCGGCTCGAGCGCTGGTGGCGGCCCGGCCTGCTGTGCATCGGCGATGCGGCGCATGCGATGTCGCCGATCGGCGGCATCGGCATCAACCTCGCCATCCAGGATGCGGTGGCCGCGGCCAATCTGCTGGCGGCGCCGCTGGCGGATGCCGCGTGCACGGCCGACGCGCTCACGCCGCTGCTGGCGCGCGTGCAGCAGCGGCGGCTGTGGCCCACGCGGCTGACACAGGCGGTGCAGGTGGCGATCCAGGACCGCGTGCTGGCGCCGGTGCTGGCGGCCGGCCAGGCCGCCGGCAGGCCGCCCCTGGCCGTGCCCTGGCCGCTCAGGCTGCTGAACCGCTTCCCGCGCCTGCGCACCTTGCCGGCCTGGGCGGTGGGTGTCGGCGTGCGGCCCGAGCATGTGCGCTCGCCGCAGCGGCCGCCCGGTTGA
- a CDS encoding DUF4019 domain-containing protein: protein MNFSAFCLALPLSLSLLSLPAAAQLKMPSTSPSASAPAAPAADNATAAATAEKEAAGLRAAANWLLLLDTQSWNQAWQQAGQLFRSTIPLAQWTEGIPKARAPLGALQERQPETVGYKTQLPGRPDGEYVTVVFASKFANKPDAEEIVTMARETDGQWRVTGYAAR from the coding sequence ATGAACTTCAGCGCTTTTTGCCTTGCCCTGCCCCTGTCGCTTTCCCTGCTGTCGCTGCCGGCGGCGGCACAACTGAAGATGCCGTCGACCTCGCCCTCGGCATCCGCCCCCGCCGCGCCGGCCGCGGACAACGCCACCGCGGCTGCCACGGCCGAGAAGGAAGCCGCCGGCCTGCGCGCCGCCGCGAACTGGCTGCTGCTGCTCGACACGCAGAGCTGGAACCAGGCCTGGCAGCAGGCCGGCCAGCTGTTCCGCAGCACCATCCCGCTGGCACAGTGGACAGAAGGCATCCCCAAGGCCCGCGCGCCGCTGGGTGCGCTGCAGGAGCGCCAGCCCGAGACCGTGGGCTACAAGACCCAGTTGCCGGGCCGCCCGGACGGCGAGTACGTGACGGTGGTGTTCGCCAGCAAGTTCGCCAACAAGCCCGATGCGGAAGAAATCGTGACGATGGCCCGCGAAACCGACGGGCAGTGGCGCGTCACGGGCTACGCGGCGCGCTGA
- a CDS encoding ZIP family metal transporter: MTLIATLLATLAAGIGSVWLAALLMRLGLQAGPARPGAIGPQHLLSLAAGALLATAFMNLLPEAFESPAGAKELFATLLVGVVFFFLLDKAELWHHGHEHHHDHHGQGHDHDQGHEHGHAHPPARTGGWAVLTGDSVHCFGDGILIASAFVADLRLGLVAALAVLAHEVPHHMGDLVVLRQSSRNSRAALVKVSLAGTTTALGGLVGVFLVGQLHDYLPYFLVVASSSFIYVALADLIPQLQKRLSARETAAQIVWLLVGIVLVSLVGGLAHHGH; the protein is encoded by the coding sequence ATGACTTTGATAGCAACCCTCCTCGCCACGCTGGCCGCCGGCATTGGCAGCGTGTGGCTGGCCGCGCTGCTGATGCGGCTGGGCCTGCAGGCCGGCCCGGCCCGCCCGGGCGCCATCGGCCCGCAGCATCTGCTGAGCCTGGCCGCCGGCGCGCTGCTGGCCACGGCCTTCATGAACCTGCTGCCCGAGGCCTTCGAGTCCCCGGCTGGCGCCAAGGAGCTGTTCGCCACGCTGCTGGTGGGCGTGGTGTTCTTCTTCCTGCTGGACAAGGCCGAGCTGTGGCACCATGGGCACGAGCACCACCACGACCACCACGGGCAGGGCCATGACCACGATCAGGGTCACGAGCACGGCCATGCGCATCCCCCGGCCAGGACCGGCGGCTGGGCCGTGCTCACCGGCGACAGCGTGCACTGCTTCGGCGACGGCATCCTGATCGCATCGGCTTTCGTCGCCGACCTGCGCCTCGGGCTGGTGGCCGCGCTGGCCGTGCTGGCGCACGAGGTGCCGCACCACATGGGCGACCTCGTGGTGCTGCGCCAGAGCTCACGCAATTCGCGCGCCGCGCTGGTCAAGGTCTCGCTGGCCGGCACCACCACGGCGCTGGGCGGCCTGGTGGGGGTGTTCCTGGTCGGGCAGCTGCACGACTACCTGCCGTACTTTCTGGTGGTGGCCAGCAGCAGCTTCATCTACGTGGCGCTGGCGGACCTCATCCCCCAGCTGCAAAAGCGCCTGAGCGCGCGCGAGACGGCGGCGCAGATCGTGTGGCTGCTGGTCGGCATCGTCCTGGTGAGCCTGGTCGGGGGGCTGGCGCACCACGGACACTGA
- a CDS encoding dienelactone hydrolase family protein — MRQDFDSLLPGTTTEEGPTRRTALKAALGAGYAAAAGPLMAQTAIKTSSDGLTVGEITYEVNGFKVPAYRAAPAGKTNLPVVLVVHEIFGVHEYIADTARRFAKAGYLAIAPELYARQGDPSQYNEMAKLMSEVVSKVPDAQVMADLDGAVKWAGAHGGDLARVGITGFCWGGRITWLYAAQGPVKAGVAWYGRLVGAQNELTPRNPIDLAASLHGPVLGLYGGADPGIPLDTIDKMNTALAAGNAASKASQFVVYPDTPHAFHADYRPSYRKEAAEDGWKRALAWFQAHGVA; from the coding sequence ATGCGCCAAGACTTCGATTCCCTGCTGCCCGGCACCACCACGGAAGAAGGCCCGACCCGCCGCACGGCCCTCAAGGCCGCCCTGGGGGCAGGCTACGCCGCCGCCGCGGGGCCGCTGATGGCGCAGACCGCGATCAAGACCTCGTCCGACGGCCTGACCGTGGGCGAGATCACCTACGAGGTCAACGGCTTCAAGGTGCCGGCCTACCGCGCGGCGCCCGCCGGCAAGACCAACCTGCCCGTGGTGCTGGTCGTCCATGAAATCTTCGGCGTGCATGAGTACATCGCCGACACGGCGCGCCGCTTCGCCAAGGCCGGCTACCTGGCCATTGCGCCCGAACTCTATGCGCGCCAGGGCGACCCGAGCCAGTACAACGAGATGGCCAAGCTGATGTCCGAGGTGGTGTCCAAGGTGCCGGACGCCCAGGTCATGGCCGACCTGGACGGCGCCGTCAAGTGGGCCGGCGCCCATGGCGGAGACCTCGCGCGCGTGGGCATCACCGGGTTTTGCTGGGGCGGCCGCATCACGTGGCTGTATGCGGCCCAGGGCCCGGTGAAGGCCGGCGTGGCCTGGTACGGCCGGCTGGTGGGCGCGCAAAACGAGCTCACGCCCAGGAACCCGATCGACCTCGCCGCCAGCCTGCACGGGCCGGTGCTGGGCCTGTACGGCGGGGCCGATCCCGGCATCCCCCTTGACACGATTGATAAGATGAACACAGCTCTTGCCGCGGGCAATGCCGCTTCCAAGGCCTCGCAGTTCGTGGTGTACCCCGATACGCCGCACGCCTTCCACGCCGATTACCGGCCCAGCTACCGCAAGGAAGCCGCCGAGGATGGCTGGAAGCGCGCGCTGGCCTGGTTCCAGGCCCACGGCGTGGCCTGA
- a CDS encoding patatin-like phospholipase family protein, translating into MTASAARAKPGASQEQRTLVLQGGGALGAYQAGVYEALDAHGLQPQWVAGISIGAINAALIAGNPPERRVARLREFWEGVSSNLLAPTLPRSYGIAARELFNESSAALVAALGVPGFFTPRVPPAPFQPAGTPGALSYYDTAPLEQTLERLVDFDLINSPDPRHRVRLSVGAVNVRTGNFVYFDSDGQDTVTPRSGRTRLIGPRHIMASGALPPGFAPVEIEGEHYWDGGLVSNTPLQYVLDQPLQHDMLVVQVDLFSARGPLPTNLSEVAGREKDIRFASRTRLNTDVIAQRQELTHAAQRLARKLPARFADDPDLRALLEAGSPAAITILHLIHRSKLYETQSKDYEFSRATVQEHWAAGVADVRRSLADEHWISRGRPAAGIRTLDLTPPLKA; encoded by the coding sequence GTGACAGCATCTGCAGCAAGAGCCAAGCCTGGCGCGAGCCAGGAGCAGCGCACCCTGGTGCTGCAGGGCGGCGGCGCCCTCGGGGCCTACCAGGCCGGTGTGTATGAGGCGCTCGATGCGCACGGCCTGCAGCCGCAATGGGTGGCCGGCATCTCGATCGGCGCCATCAATGCCGCCCTCATCGCAGGCAACCCGCCCGAACGCCGCGTGGCGCGGCTGCGCGAGTTCTGGGAGGGCGTCTCCTCCAACCTGCTGGCGCCCACCCTGCCCCGCAGCTATGGCATCGCGGCGCGCGAACTGTTCAATGAATCCAGCGCGGCCCTGGTGGCGGCCCTGGGCGTGCCGGGCTTCTTCACGCCGCGCGTCCCGCCCGCGCCCTTCCAGCCGGCCGGCACCCCGGGCGCTTTGAGCTACTACGACACCGCCCCGCTCGAGCAAACCCTGGAGCGGCTGGTGGACTTCGACCTGATCAATTCGCCCGACCCGCGCCACCGCGTGCGCCTGTCGGTGGGCGCGGTGAACGTGCGCACCGGCAACTTCGTCTACTTCGATTCCGACGGCCAGGACACCGTCACGCCCCGCTCCGGGCGGACCCGGCTCATCGGCCCGCGCCACATCATGGCCAGCGGCGCGCTGCCGCCCGGCTTCGCGCCGGTGGAGATCGAGGGCGAGCACTACTGGGACGGCGGCCTGGTCTCCAACACGCCGCTGCAGTACGTGCTGGACCAGCCCCTGCAGCACGACATGCTGGTCGTGCAGGTTGACCTGTTCAGCGCGCGCGGCCCGCTGCCCACCAACCTGAGCGAAGTGGCCGGCCGCGAGAAGGACATCCGCTTCGCCAGCCGCACCCGGCTCAACACCGATGTCATCGCGCAGCGGCAGGAACTCACCCACGCCGCCCAGCGGCTGGCCCGCAAGCTGCCGGCCCGATTTGCCGACGATCCCGACCTGCGCGCGCTGCTGGAGGCCGGCTCGCCGGCGGCCATCACCATCCTGCACCTCATCCACCGCAGCAAGCTGTACGAGACGCAGTCCAAGGACTACGAGTTCTCGCGCGCCACCGTGCAGGAGCACTGGGCCGCCGGCGTAGCCGACGTCCGGCGCAGCCTGGCCGACGAGCACTGGATCTCGCGCGGCCGGCCCGCCGCCGGCATCCGGACGCTGGACCTGACCCCGCCCCTCAAGGCCTGA
- a CDS encoding acetoacetate decarboxylase — MNISDVRKKAFSMPLTSPSYPPGPYRFSRREYLIITYRTDPEALRAVVPEPLAFDEPLVKYEFIRMPDSTGFGDYTESGQVIPVTLDGVAGGYTHSMYLNDDAPIAGGRELWGFPKKLASPSLTVDKDTLVGTLDYGAVRVATATMGYKHRALDAAQVLHTLQAPGFLLKIIPHVDGSPRICELVQYELLDIDLHGAWTGPSRLELSHHALAPVADLPVREVVSCVHLVADLTLGLGRVVHDYLAP; from the coding sequence ATGAACATCAGCGATGTGCGAAAAAAGGCCTTCTCGATGCCGCTGACCAGCCCCAGCTACCCGCCGGGGCCGTACCGGTTCAGCCGCCGCGAATACCTCATCATCACCTACCGCACCGACCCCGAGGCACTGCGCGCGGTGGTGCCCGAGCCGCTGGCGTTCGACGAGCCGCTGGTCAAGTACGAGTTCATCCGCATGCCCGACTCCACCGGCTTTGGCGACTACACCGAGTCGGGCCAGGTCATCCCGGTCACGCTCGATGGCGTGGCCGGCGGCTACACGCACTCGATGTACCTGAACGACGACGCGCCGATCGCCGGCGGCCGCGAGCTCTGGGGCTTTCCCAAGAAGCTGGCCTCGCCCTCGCTGACCGTCGACAAGGACACCCTGGTCGGCACGCTGGACTACGGCGCGGTGCGTGTGGCCACGGCCACCATGGGCTACAAGCACCGCGCGCTGGACGCCGCCCAGGTGCTGCACACGCTGCAGGCGCCGGGCTTTTTGTTGAAGATCATCCCGCACGTGGACGGCTCGCCGCGCATCTGCGAGCTGGTGCAATACGAGTTGCTGGACATCGACCTCCATGGCGCCTGGACGGGGCCCTCCCGGCTCGAACTGTCGCACCACGCGTTGGCACCGGTGGCCGACCTGCCTGTGCGGGAGGTGGTGTCGTGCGTGCACCTGGTGGCCGACCTCACGCTCGGCCTGGGCCGCGTGGTACACGATTACCTGGCTCCCTGA
- a CDS encoding 3-hydroxybutyrate dehydrogenase, producing the protein MKLQDKIALVTGSASGIGKEIAHTYAREGAKVVIADLNKDAAEAAAAELRASGAQAMSVAMDVTNEEQVNAGVAEVVKAWGGVDVLVSNAGIQIVHPVEEFSLADWKKMLAIHLDGAFLTTKAVLPHMYASGRGGSVIFMGSVHSKEASLLKAPYVTAKHGLIGLAKVIAKEGGKHGVRANVICPGFVRTPLVEKQIPEQARTLGISEQDVIKNVMLKDTVDGEFTTVQDVAEVALLFASFPSNALTGQSLVVSHGWFMQ; encoded by the coding sequence ATGAAACTCCAGGACAAAATCGCCCTCGTCACCGGCTCGGCCAGCGGCATCGGCAAGGAAATCGCCCACACCTATGCGCGCGAGGGCGCCAAGGTGGTGATCGCCGACCTGAACAAGGACGCGGCCGAAGCGGCCGCCGCGGAACTGCGCGCCAGCGGCGCCCAGGCCATGAGCGTGGCCATGGACGTGACCAACGAAGAACAGGTCAACGCCGGCGTGGCCGAGGTCGTCAAGGCCTGGGGCGGCGTGGACGTGCTGGTGAGCAACGCCGGCATCCAGATCGTGCACCCGGTGGAGGAGTTCTCGCTGGCCGACTGGAAGAAGATGCTGGCCATCCACCTGGACGGCGCCTTCCTCACCACCAAGGCCGTGCTGCCGCACATGTACGCCAGCGGGCGCGGCGGCAGCGTGATCTTCATGGGCTCGGTGCACTCCAAGGAAGCCTCGCTGCTCAAGGCACCCTACGTCACCGCCAAGCACGGCCTGATCGGCCTGGCCAAGGTCATCGCCAAGGAAGGCGGCAAGCATGGCGTGCGCGCCAACGTGATCTGCCCGGGCTTCGTGCGCACCCCGCTGGTGGAAAAGCAGATTCCCGAGCAGGCCAGGACCCTGGGCATCAGCGAGCAGGACGTCATCAAGAACGTGATGCTCAAGGACACCGTGGACGGCGAATTCACCACCGTGCAGGATGTGGCCGAGGTGGCGCTGCTGTTCGCCTCGTTCCCGAGCAATGCGCTCACTGGCCAGTCGCTGGTGGTGAGCCACGGCTGGTTCATGCAGTAG
- a CDS encoding M20/M25/M40 family metallo-hydrolase produces MNTTFNFTRHALAALLAGAALVAAQAAPVEPILALAAKEKPVLLDNLQQFVSIESGSRDLEGLDKLATLIAGKLREQGGQVELIEPTAETTYRMEDTPEKIGKIVRATFAGAGTKKIMLIAHMDTVYQRGMLAKQPFRIEGNRAYGLGIADDKQGIAVILSTVNMLKALNYKDYGTLTVLINADEEISSPGSRNLIAKLGGEHDVVLSHEGSYVNDDKLSLATAGIGAVSLKVQGRASHAGSAPEKGVNALYELSHQVMQMRDLSDPATGLKMNWTIASAGSNRNVIPASATAAADVRVLRVADYDRLEQQIQERVKKQLLPEAKVEARFERRRPPLEANDAARAVAKHAQGIYRELGKELGADASAAGGGTDAAFAALQNKAAVIERFGLQGYGAHSADAEYVMLDSIEPRLYLITRLIMDISSGKAGAP; encoded by the coding sequence ATGAACACGACTTTCAACTTCACCCGACATGCCCTCGCCGCGCTGCTGGCCGGTGCCGCCCTGGTGGCGGCGCAGGCTGCCCCGGTCGAGCCCATCCTCGCGCTGGCCGCCAAGGAAAAACCCGTGCTGCTGGACAACCTGCAGCAGTTTGTCTCGATCGAATCGGGCAGCCGCGACCTCGAAGGCCTGGACAAGCTGGCCACCCTGATCGCCGGCAAGCTGCGCGAGCAGGGCGGCCAGGTCGAACTGATCGAGCCCACGGCCGAGACCACCTACCGCATGGAGGACACGCCCGAGAAGATCGGCAAGATCGTGCGCGCCACCTTCGCGGGCGCGGGCACCAAGAAGATCATGCTGATTGCGCACATGGACACGGTCTACCAGCGCGGCATGCTGGCCAAGCAGCCGTTCCGCATCGAAGGCAACCGCGCCTACGGCCTGGGCATCGCCGACGACAAGCAGGGCATCGCCGTCATCCTGAGCACGGTCAACATGCTCAAGGCGCTGAACTACAAGGACTATGGCACGCTGACCGTGCTGATCAACGCCGACGAGGAAATCAGCTCGCCCGGCTCGCGCAACCTCATCGCCAAGCTCGGCGGCGAGCACGACGTGGTGCTGTCGCACGAGGGCAGCTACGTTAACGACGACAAGCTCTCGCTGGCCACGGCCGGCATCGGCGCCGTGTCGCTCAAGGTGCAGGGCCGTGCCTCGCACGCGGGCTCGGCACCCGAGAAGGGCGTCAACGCACTGTACGAGCTGTCGCACCAGGTGATGCAGATGCGCGACCTGTCCGACCCGGCGACCGGCCTCAAGATGAACTGGACCATCGCCAGCGCGGGCAGCAACCGCAACGTGATCCCGGCCAGTGCCACGGCCGCGGCCGACGTGCGCGTGCTGCGCGTGGCCGACTACGACCGCCTGGAGCAGCAGATCCAGGAGCGCGTGAAGAAGCAGCTGCTGCCCGAGGCCAAGGTGGAGGCGCGCTTCGAGCGCCGCCGCCCGCCGCTGGAAGCCAACGACGCCGCGCGCGCCGTGGCCAAGCACGCCCAGGGCATCTACCGCGAACTCGGCAAGGAGCTGGGCGCCGATGCCTCGGCGGCCGGCGGCGGCACCGATGCGGCCTTTGCCGCGCTGCAGAACAAGGCGGCGGTGATCGAGCGCTTCGGCCTGCAGGGCTATGGCGCGCACTCGGCCGATGCCGAGTACGTGATGCTCGATTCGATCGAGCCGCGGCTGTACCTGATCACGCGGCTCATCATGGACATCTCCAGCGGCAAGGCCGGCGCGCCCTGA
- a CDS encoding TetR/AcrR family transcriptional regulator → MSASALPPVSARSPAVAASRPGRPVSLEKRQAILEAAIDEFTEHGYDHASVDAIAARAEVSKRTLYNHFGSKEGLFAALVDEVAQRISMSASIEYEAAEPLRAQLLRYANESRRLMSRPANLRLLRAVLAEHIRHPQRVEPVLEKYWRTEYGFTDWVEAARRDGRLAGDPVRLGQVMSSMMKSIIFWPTVLGRGTPSHKQTDAAMSDAIEMFLQFYGAARQDR, encoded by the coding sequence ATGTCCGCATCTGCATTGCCGCCTGTGTCCGCCCGCTCCCCGGCCGTTGCCGCCAGCCGTCCGGGGCGGCCGGTGTCGCTGGAAAAGCGCCAGGCCATCCTCGAGGCCGCCATCGACGAGTTCACCGAGCACGGCTACGACCATGCCAGCGTGGACGCCATCGCGGCGCGGGCCGAGGTGTCCAAGCGCACGCTGTACAACCATTTCGGGAGCAAGGAAGGGCTGTTCGCCGCGCTGGTGGACGAGGTGGCGCAGCGCATCAGCATGTCGGCCAGCATCGAATACGAAGCCGCCGAGCCGCTGCGCGCACAGCTGCTGCGCTATGCCAACGAGTCGCGCCGCCTGATGAGCCGCCCCGCCAACCTGCGGCTGCTGCGCGCCGTGCTGGCCGAGCACATCCGCCACCCGCAGCGGGTGGAGCCGGTACTGGAGAAATACTGGCGCACCGAGTACGGCTTCACCGACTGGGTCGAAGCCGCGCGCCGCGACGGCCGGCTGGCCGGCGACCCGGTGCGCCTGGGGCAGGTGATGAGCTCGATGATGAAGTCCATCATCTTCTGGCCCACGGTGCTGGGGCGCGGCACGCCCAGCCACAAGCAGACCGATGCCGCCATGTCGGATGCGATCGAGATGTTCCTGCAGTTTTACGGCGCTGCCCGCCAGGACCGCTGA